The proteins below come from a single Miscanthus floridulus cultivar M001 chromosome 1, ASM1932011v1, whole genome shotgun sequence genomic window:
- the LOC136470717 gene encoding membrin-11-like produces the protein MEYSGGGATLSEMYQSARRLLLSARDGVARVERLASAPTSSSYSSAPLVGGGAAGDPAVVEEVRREVAQIQGLCAQMDRLWRSIPAKGQRDLWKRKVEQLSEEVDSLKETLDKYSLRQKKRILEAKERAELFERANGESSHVLRIFDDEAQAKQSARNSSRMLEEAYETGVAILHKYADQRDRLKSAQRKALDVLNTVGLSNSVLKLIERRHRVDKWIANAGMIITVVVMIAFWRLTH, from the exons ATGGAATACTCAGGCGGCGGTGCGACGCTGTCGGAGATGTACCAGAGCGCGCGGCGGCTGCTACTCTCGGCGCGCGACGGCGTGGCCCGCGTCGAGCGCCTCGCCTCGGCGCCCACTTCGTCCTCCTACTCCTCTGCGCCGCTCGTCGGTGGCGGCGCTGCGGGGGACCCCGCGGTCGTTGAGGAGGTGCGACGAGAGGTGGCGCAGATCCAGGGGCTCTGCGCGCAGATGGACCGACTCTGGCGATCCATCCCGGCCAAGGGCCAGCGGGACCTCTGGAAGAG AAAAGTGGAGCAGCTGTCTGAAGAGGTTGATTCATTGAAGGAAACCCTTGACAAGTATTCTTTGCGTCAGAAAAAACGAATTCTGGAAGCAAAAGAAAGGGCTGAGCTATTTGAGAGAGCT AATGGTGAATCTTCACATGTCCTCCGAATATTTGACGACGAAGCCCAAGCAAAGCAATCAGCTCGTAACTCCTCACGAATGCTTGAAGAAGCTTATGAGACAGGAGTGGCTATCCTTCACAAGTATGCTGACCAGAGGGATCGACTGAAG AGTGCTCAAAGGAAAGCTTTGGATGTCCTGAACACTGTTGGTCTATCAAACTCTGTTTTGAAGCTTATCGAGAGGCGGCACCGTGTGGACAAGTGGATCGCGAATGCTGGTATGATCATCACCGTAGTGGTGATGATTGCGTTTTGGCGGTTAACGCATTAG